A section of the Verrucomicrobium sp. GAS474 genome encodes:
- a CDS encoding glutaredoxin family protein codes for MTPILYVKTGCPWCSEAEAVLDRHGISYDPIDVLRDRDAFKRMKEISGQTKAPTLEWEDRVLADFGPEDLEEFLKENKLK; via the coding sequence ATGACTCCGATCCTCTACGTCAAAACCGGCTGCCCCTGGTGCAGCGAAGCCGAAGCCGTCCTCGACCGGCATGGCATCTCCTACGATCCCATCGACGTCCTCCGCGACCGCGACGCCTTCAAGCGGATGAAGGAGATCTCCGGCCAGACGAAGGCCCCGACCCTCGAATGGGAAGACCGCGTCCTCGCCGACTTCGGCCCGGAAGACCTCGAGGAGTTCCTCAAGGAAAACAAGCTCAAGTAA
- a CDS encoding DUF309 domain-containing protein produces MSKKSPKIAAFLATVTADPRHSPYYAGYFACFNAALYYEAHDVLEEMWLPVRKEAEGNFFKGLIQLAGAFVHLQKNRLRPSGNLFALAEANLAQYPDIHLDFDAAGARRLCREWIGKLEHSGFTVNPLTPESAPKLGLLP; encoded by the coding sequence GTGAGCAAGAAATCCCCCAAGATCGCCGCCTTCCTCGCCACGGTCACCGCCGATCCCCGGCACTCCCCCTACTACGCGGGCTACTTCGCCTGCTTCAACGCGGCCCTCTATTACGAGGCCCACGACGTGCTGGAGGAGATGTGGCTGCCGGTGAGGAAGGAGGCGGAGGGGAACTTCTTCAAGGGGCTGATCCAGCTCGCCGGGGCCTTCGTCCACCTCCAGAAGAACCGGCTCCGCCCCTCGGGCAACCTCTTCGCCCTCGCCGAGGCCAACCTCGCCCAGTACCCCGACATCCACCTCGACTTCGACGCCGCCGGAGCGCGCCGCCTTTGCCGGGAGTGGATCGGGAAGCTGGAGCATTCCGGATTCACCGTGAATCCGCTGACGCCCGAGAGCGCGCCGAAATTGGGATTGCTGCCTTAG
- a CDS encoding GGDEF domain-containing response regulator, with protein sequence MRILLIEDNRGDALLLEETLKETNLVFEIRQCEMLQDGIDLAQKESFDLVLLDLSLPDSSGAATVARAGKAFWKIPVVVLTSLDDDQMGLKALQFGAQDYLVKSQATAPLLLRAIRYAKERHRERETLLQASLIDPLTGLYNRRGFISVAGEELTARQGGEALVLFADLDGLKPINDTHGHAAGDWAIAHAGEALKGATSSDAIAARIGGDEFVVMILRAPEGTEEHLKVRIKEETARINAESGRPYRLSMSLGFHRPKPGEPIELDQLLNQADAALYEAKRARPR encoded by the coding sequence ATGCGGATCCTCCTGATCGAGGATAACCGCGGCGATGCCCTTCTTTTGGAAGAAACCCTGAAAGAGACCAATCTCGTGTTCGAGATCCGCCAGTGCGAGATGCTCCAGGACGGGATCGACCTCGCCCAGAAGGAATCGTTCGACCTCGTCCTCCTCGACCTTTCCCTCCCGGACAGCAGTGGCGCGGCGACCGTCGCCCGGGCCGGGAAGGCCTTCTGGAAGATCCCCGTCGTCGTCCTCACCTCCCTCGACGACGACCAGATGGGGCTGAAGGCGCTCCAGTTCGGCGCCCAGGATTACCTCGTCAAGTCGCAGGCCACCGCTCCCCTCCTCCTCCGCGCGATCCGCTACGCAAAGGAACGGCACCGGGAACGGGAGACCCTCCTCCAGGCCTCCCTCATCGACCCGCTGACCGGGCTCTACAACCGGCGCGGCTTCATCAGCGTCGCCGGGGAGGAGCTGACCGCGCGGCAGGGCGGGGAAGCCCTCGTCCTCTTCGCCGACCTCGACGGGCTGAAGCCGATCAACGACACCCACGGCCACGCCGCCGGCGATTGGGCCATCGCCCACGCCGGGGAAGCCCTGAAGGGGGCGACCTCCTCCGACGCCATCGCCGCCCGCATCGGCGGGGACGAATTCGTCGTCATGATCCTCCGCGCCCCCGAGGGGACCGAGGAACACCTCAAGGTCCGCATCAAGGAAGAGACGGCCCGGATCAACGCCGAATCGGGCCGCCCCTACCGCCTTTCGATGAGCCTCGGCTTCCACCGCCCGAAGCCGGGCGAGCCGATCGAGCTCGACCAGTTGCTGAATCAGGCCGACGCGGCGCTCTACGAGGCGAAGCGGGCGCGCCCGCGGTAG
- the cimA gene encoding citramalate synthase, translating to MKPKVALYDTTLRDGAQAEGINFSTADKLRIAARLDAFGADYIEGGWPGSNPKDIEFFERAKELSLGHAKLAAFGSTRRAGIAVEQDPQVRLLLEARTPVVTIYGKTSLHHVREVLRTTPEENLAMIADTVRFLKENGREVIYDAEHTFDGYKEDPDYALACFQAARDAGASFVVLCDTNGGSLPSHIIEVTRAAIARIGEGCVGVHTHDDGGLGVANALAAVGAGATHVQGTLNGYGERNGNCNLTTVIPNLQLKMGHTVLPAAKLAQLRDLSLFLDETANQRPNIRAPFVGQASFAHKGGTHVNAVNKFASSYEHIVPETVGNARRVLVSELAGGANVMMKAREFGIALEEKAPDTRAILEEVKRLENDGYEFEGADASFELLMRRARGEYKPYFDLLEYHVSIRKDPTRNLDLCEATVKIATPQGDRGYEVAEGDGPVNALDAALRKALTAFYPEVAQVTLTDYKVRIVNSASGSGARVRVFIESGAGEASWSTVGVSTNIVEASWLALTESLEYFLFRLSRSKAQA from the coding sequence ATGAAACCGAAAGTCGCCCTCTATGATACCACGCTGCGCGATGGAGCGCAGGCCGAAGGAATCAATTTCTCCACCGCCGACAAGCTCCGCATCGCCGCGCGGCTCGACGCCTTCGGGGCCGATTACATCGAGGGGGGCTGGCCGGGGAGCAACCCGAAGGACATCGAGTTCTTCGAGCGGGCGAAGGAACTCTCCCTCGGCCATGCGAAGCTCGCCGCCTTCGGCAGCACCCGCCGCGCCGGGATCGCCGTGGAGCAGGACCCCCAGGTCCGCCTCCTGCTGGAGGCCCGCACCCCCGTCGTGACGATCTACGGGAAGACCTCCCTCCACCACGTCCGCGAGGTCCTGCGGACGACGCCGGAGGAGAACCTCGCCATGATCGCCGACACCGTCCGTTTCCTGAAGGAGAACGGCCGCGAGGTGATCTACGACGCGGAGCACACCTTCGACGGCTACAAGGAGGACCCCGACTACGCCCTCGCCTGCTTCCAGGCGGCCCGCGACGCGGGGGCGAGCTTCGTCGTCCTCTGCGACACGAACGGCGGCTCCCTCCCCAGCCACATCATCGAGGTGACCCGCGCCGCCATCGCCCGCATCGGCGAGGGCTGCGTCGGCGTCCACACCCATGACGACGGCGGCCTCGGCGTCGCCAACGCCCTCGCGGCGGTCGGCGCGGGCGCGACCCACGTCCAGGGAACGCTGAACGGCTACGGGGAACGGAACGGGAACTGCAACCTCACCACCGTCATCCCGAACCTCCAGCTGAAGATGGGGCACACCGTCCTCCCGGCGGCGAAGCTGGCGCAGCTCCGCGACCTCTCCCTCTTCCTCGACGAGACGGCGAACCAGCGGCCGAACATCCGCGCCCCCTTCGTCGGCCAGGCCTCCTTCGCCCACAAGGGCGGGACCCACGTGAACGCGGTGAACAAGTTCGCCTCCAGCTACGAGCACATCGTCCCGGAGACCGTCGGCAACGCCCGGCGCGTCCTCGTCAGCGAGCTCGCGGGCGGGGCCAACGTGATGATGAAGGCCCGGGAATTCGGCATCGCCCTCGAGGAGAAGGCCCCCGACACCCGCGCCATCCTGGAGGAGGTGAAGCGGCTGGAGAACGACGGCTACGAGTTCGAGGGGGCCGACGCCTCCTTCGAGCTCCTGATGCGCCGTGCCCGGGGCGAGTACAAGCCCTACTTCGACCTCCTCGAATACCACGTCTCGATCCGCAAGGACCCGACGCGGAACCTCGACCTCTGCGAGGCGACGGTGAAGATCGCCACGCCGCAGGGCGACCGCGGCTACGAGGTGGCGGAAGGAGACGGCCCCGTCAACGCCCTCGACGCGGCCCTCCGCAAGGCCCTCACCGCCTTCTATCCCGAGGTGGCCCAGGTCACCCTCACCGATTACAAGGTCCGCATCGTGAACTCGGCGTCGGGCAGCGGCGCCCGCGTCCGCGTCTTCATCGAGTCGGGCGCCGGGGAGGCGAGCTGGAGCACCGTCGGCGTCTCGACGAACATCGTCGAGGCCTCGTGGCTGGCGTTGACGGAGAGCTTGGAGTACTTCCTTTTCCGTCTTTCGCGCTCCAAGGCCCAAGCTTAA